In Fibrobacterota bacterium, a single genomic region encodes these proteins:
- a CDS encoding winged helix-turn-helix transcriptional regulator, whose product MLAILFCSELREKILLYLEECGEAYSSELAKNFAASLFAVQSQLKKLEEAGILVSRNAGKTRMFSINPRYFLKAELIALLKKNLEAIPEKEIREYYRPRRRPRRSGKPP is encoded by the coding sequence ATGTTAGCGATACTCTTCTGTTCTGAACTAAGGGAGAAAATCCTCCTGTACCTCGAAGAATGCGGGGAAGCGTACAGCTCGGAACTCGCGAAAAATTTCGCCGCCAGCCTGTTCGCGGTGCAGAGCCAATTGAAGAAGCTGGAAGAGGCCGGCATCCTGGTCAGCCGCAACGCCGGAAAAACGCGGATGTTCTCCATAAATCCCAGGTACTTCCTGAAAGCCGAATTGATCGCTCTGCTAAAAAAGAACCTGGAAGCGATTCCGGAAAAGGAAATCCGGGAATACTATAGGCCCCGGCGACGGCCGCGCCGAAGCGGAAAGCCGCCATGA
- a CDS encoding SDR family NAD(P)-dependent oxidoreductase, translating to MKTTEQTILVTGGASGIGLALVERFLSAGNTVIAVGRRRDKLEEAKAKHPALHVRACDVADPAQRVVLRDWAVKEFPRLNVLINNAGVQQRVDLRAPQDWEALRAELAINLDAPIHLANLFAAHFLKQPQAAIVNVTSGLSFSPLANVPVYSATKAALRSFTLSLRHQLAGTPIEVVEIIPPAVDTDLGGPGLHTFGAPLKDFTDGIWKQLEEGKQEAAYGFAAEAARAGREQLDAIFNRMNRH from the coding sequence ATGAAGACCACCGAACAAACCATCCTCGTCACCGGCGGCGCCTCGGGCATCGGCCTCGCGCTCGTCGAGCGCTTCCTGTCCGCCGGCAACACCGTCATCGCCGTCGGGCGGCGGCGCGACAAGCTGGAAGAGGCCAAGGCCAAGCATCCGGCCCTGCACGTGCGGGCCTGCGACGTGGCCGATCCCGCGCAACGCGTCGTCCTGCGCGATTGGGCGGTGAAGGAATTCCCGCGATTGAACGTGCTGATCAACAACGCCGGCGTCCAGCAGCGCGTGGACCTGCGCGCGCCGCAGGATTGGGAAGCCCTGCGCGCCGAACTCGCAATCAACCTGGACGCGCCCATCCACTTGGCCAACTTGTTCGCGGCGCATTTCCTGAAGCAGCCCCAAGCCGCTATCGTCAACGTCACCTCCGGTCTGTCCTTCTCGCCCCTCGCCAACGTGCCGGTCTACAGCGCCACCAAGGCGGCCCTGCGATCCTTCACCCTCTCCTTACGGCATCAGTTAGCGGGTACGCCAATCGAGGTGGTCGAAATCATCCCGCCCGCGGTGGACACCGATCTGGGCGGGCCCGGGCTGCATACCTTCGGGGCGCCCCTGAAGGATTTCACCGACGGCATCTGGAAGCAGCTGGAAGAGGGGAAGCAAGAAGCCGCTTACGGATTCGCGGCGGAAGCGGCGCGCGCCGGGCGGGAGCAGCTGGATGCGATTTTCAATCGCATGAACCGGCATTAG